The Algoriphagus sanaruensis genome window below encodes:
- a CDS encoding DUF4252 domain-containing protein: MKKLLLTLTLFSLILGVQAQSKSIASLKDKYKGNEDFFHLELGGNFMNFAEGFKIDMDKNDMATVAKSVEKLNFFTLPDGVPAMTEYKSLQKSLSKENYDLLMEAAEGKSGVMIFGKGARTLSDLVILVGDEKDGGLIVVELKGSFTQEMLSKAKTHLN, translated from the coding sequence ATGAAAAAACTACTGCTTACCCTCACGCTATTTTCGTTAATTCTAGGTGTTCAAGCTCAAAGTAAAAGTATCGCCTCACTGAAAGACAAATACAAAGGAAATGAGGATTTTTTCCACCTCGAACTTGGAGGAAACTTCATGAATTTCGCCGAAGGATTTAAAATTGATATGGACAAAAACGACATGGCTACCGTAGCCAAATCCGTAGAAAAACTCAATTTTTTCACCCTACCGGATGGAGTACCTGCTATGACTGAATACAAATCACTTCAAAAAAGTCTCTCAAAAGAGAATTACGATCTACTCATGGAGGCCGCTGAAGGCAAAAGTGGGGTAATGATCTTTGGCAAAGGAGCCCGTACTTTATCCGATTTAGTCATCCTCGTCGGAGATGAAAAAGATGGAGGTTTGATCGTGGTGGAATTAAAAGGAAGCTTTACGCAAGAGATGCTTTCCAAAGCAAAAACACACCTTAATTAA
- a CDS encoding lipid A deacylase LpxR family protein has translation MTSKDLIFFFSFLIGIAVDGFASSDSLRKSQVSVRLDNDAFIPGRMDRYYSSGIKVDFYQYLSQGKSWSITMGKEMYTPDLKKDRSLVPFERPFAGMIFLEPGIQWRKSRWFYEFSALGGLLGPQSGIGNLHRWYHELAGFPKPEGWEEQLSNAVLGNIFAGAKVYLVGNSLADITLAGKAGFGNWDQSIQVGSIFRLGNLLPLPISQLSGSRVGSSGKSAEQYFQLGFFGRQSFWNGSVQGGDFKKDSGFSASRSGWVCSGDLVLNFQHFGFSYGLTFQSKDAVNAQNHVFGKIAFHWLF, from the coding sequence ATGACAAGTAAGGATTTAATTTTTTTCTTCAGCTTTTTGATAGGAATTGCAGTGGATGGGTTTGCAAGTTCCGATTCACTTCGTAAAAGTCAGGTTTCTGTCCGATTGGATAATGATGCATTTATCCCGGGTAGAATGGACCGTTATTACAGTAGCGGAATCAAAGTGGATTTTTATCAGTATTTGAGCCAGGGGAAAAGTTGGTCAATTACGATGGGTAAGGAAATGTATACCCCAGACTTAAAAAAAGATAGAAGCCTCGTCCCATTTGAACGACCATTTGCTGGGATGATTTTTTTGGAACCGGGAATCCAATGGCGAAAAAGTCGCTGGTTTTATGAATTCAGTGCTTTGGGAGGTTTATTGGGGCCTCAGTCTGGAATTGGAAATCTTCATCGATGGTATCATGAATTGGCAGGGTTTCCCAAGCCAGAGGGATGGGAAGAACAGCTTTCGAATGCAGTTTTAGGGAATATTTTTGCCGGAGCTAAGGTTTATTTGGTAGGGAATTCTTTGGCGGATATCACGCTGGCAGGAAAAGCGGGATTTGGAAATTGGGATCAGAGCATCCAGGTGGGATCGATTTTCCGGCTTGGAAATTTATTGCCACTTCCCATTTCTCAGTTATCAGGAAGTCGAGTTGGATCAAGCGGAAAAAGTGCAGAACAATATTTTCAGCTCGGTTTTTTTGGTCGTCAGTCCTTTTGGAATGGAAGTGTTCAAGGAGGGGATTTCAAAAAGGATAGTGGGTTTTCAGCAAGTCGGAGCGGATGGGTTTGTTCAGGAGATCTTGTGTTAAACTTTCAGCATTTTGGGTTTTCTTATGGACTGACCTTCCAAAGCAAAGACGCTGTCAACGCCCAAAATCATGTTTTTGGGAAAATTGCCTTTCATTGGCTTTTTTGA